Proteins from a single region of Pyrus communis chromosome 6, drPyrComm1.1, whole genome shotgun sequence:
- the LOC137737270 gene encoding uncharacterized protein — protein MAVDNRTLKELSASGLDNAAPLCIQYPPPAEGKTEEFELKSSLLHHIPKYHGLSMEDSNKHLKEFEVVCSSMTPVNVDGSILKMKSFPFSLMDKAKDWLYELAPGTVTSWESMKRAFLEKFFPTSQIILLRKRISGIQQDEGESFPTYYECFKSLVASCPQHQMKEVLLLQYFYEGLLPIERQMLDASAGGALGQENQAKAMQNQDKRVEQLEKQIGQIADFVGKFREQGQLPSSTIPNPKGGLESAKAILLRSGKEVGAGLTPSLSGLNEDEKLRIEEEEIGQPTAKVETPLPQASSDSKVSNSAKKGKNVSNSVPTNVFPPNVPFPSRFMQSKKEEAEKDILETFRKVQVNIPLLDAIKQVPRYAKFLKELCTTRKRMSTKEVIKMDESDHAPTLPILLGRPFMKTARTKIDVFNGTLSMEFDGEVVNFSLSDSIKYPSEGHSCFSIDIVNSLAQGYFEDLNADALENVIT, from the exons atggccgtggacaaccggacactcaaggagctttcggcctcgggattggataatgccgcacctttgtgtatccaatatcccccacctgccGAAGGGAAGACCGAggagttcgagttgaagtcaagcttgctccaccatattccgaaataccatgggttgtccatggaggattcgaacaagcacctgaaggaatttgaggtggtgtgttcaagcatgactcccgtcaacgtTGACggaagtatattgaagatgaagtcGTTTCCATTCTCattaatggacaaagccaaagattggttgtacgagttagctcccggaactgtcacatcatgggagagcatgaagagggcttttctggagaagtttttcccaacttctcaaATCATCCTTTTgcgtaaaaggataagtggaattcaacaagatgaaggtgagtcttttcctacgtattatgaatgttttaaatctcttgttgcttcttgtccacagcatcagatgaaggaggtgTTACTtctgcaatacttctacgaggggctcctaccaatcgaacgtcaaatgctcgatgcctcggcgggtggagcattg GGGCAAGAAAAccaagccaaagccatgcaaaaccaagacaagagggtggagcagttggagaaacaaattgggcagattgcagattttgtagggaagtttcgtgagcaaggccaacttcctagttctaccattccaaaccccAAAGGAGGCTTAGAAAGTGCGAAGGCCAtactcttgagaagtggaaaagaagtcggGGCAGGTCTTACACCATCACTATCAGGTCTTAACGAGGACGAAAAACTGAggattgaagaggaggaaataggacaacccacggcaaaggtggaaacacctttgccgcaagcttcaAGTGATTCCAAAGTGtccaattcggccaaaaagggtaagaatgtgtcaaattcggttcctactaatgtttttcctccgaatgtgccttttcctagtaggtttatgcaatcgaagaaagaagaagccgagaaggacatacTTGAAacatttcggaaagttcaagtaaacataccccttttggatgcaatcaagcaagtcccgaggtacgccaagttcttaaaggagctttgcaccactaggaagaggatgtcgacgaAGGAAGTGataaag atggatgaatctgaccatgcccctacgttgccaatcctccttggacgaccattcatgaagacggctcggACGAAAATcgatgtgtttaatggaaccttgtccatggaatttgatggggaagttgttaattttagtctttctgattctattaagtatcctagtgaaggtcattcatgtttctccattgatatAGTTAACTCATTGGCGCAGGGATACTTTGAAGATTTGAACGCCGATGCACTAGAAAATGTCATTACATGA